From the Halalkalicoccus sp. CGA53 genome, one window contains:
- the gvpN gene encoding gas vesicle protein GvpN: MKREKRSLDKFVAEHDGSDGDGATSIEAAIDGEFVETDETTALRDRIDRWLSVPRPVHLVGPTGCGKTALALSVATERDRPTVWIDGDEGLDTASLVGTHAGKEQYTERDNYVSGVLKKKSIVRDRWVDNPLSVAVRSGATLVYNEFSRTKPAAHNPLLSVLEEGVLERAGVTGEDRLIEVDPEFRVIFTSNSAEYAGVHRPQDALLDRLVGIHLDYYGRETERKIVGSRVSDLDDETIDRVVDLIRDLREEVEFHVGTRSAVMLAEGLRIFPEDRPIAETCIEVLGSKAATAEEAAELRETIEGLVD, translated from the coding sequence ATGAAACGGGAAAAGCGCTCTCTCGACAAGTTCGTCGCCGAACACGACGGGAGCGACGGGGATGGAGCCACCTCGATCGAGGCGGCGATCGACGGCGAGTTCGTCGAGACCGACGAGACGACCGCACTCAGGGATCGGATCGACCGCTGGCTCTCGGTACCGCGTCCGGTCCACCTCGTCGGGCCGACCGGCTGTGGGAAGACCGCGCTCGCGCTCTCGGTCGCGACCGAACGCGACCGGCCGACCGTCTGGATCGACGGCGACGAGGGCCTCGACACCGCCTCGCTCGTCGGCACGCACGCCGGGAAAGAACAGTACACCGAACGGGACAACTACGTCTCGGGTGTGCTCAAGAAGAAGTCGATCGTCCGGGACCGCTGGGTGGACAACCCGCTCTCGGTGGCCGTGCGTTCGGGCGCGACGCTCGTCTACAACGAGTTCTCCCGTACCAAGCCCGCCGCCCACAACCCGCTGCTCTCCGTGCTCGAGGAGGGCGTCCTCGAACGAGCGGGCGTGACCGGCGAGGACCGACTGATCGAGGTCGACCCGGAGTTCCGCGTGATCTTCACCTCGAACTCCGCGGAGTACGCGGGCGTCCACCGGCCGCAGGACGCGCTGCTCGACCGGCTCGTCGGCATCCACCTCGACTACTACGGGCGGGAGACCGAACGGAAGATCGTCGGCAGCCGGGTTTCGGACCTCGACGACGAGACGATAGACCGGGTCGTCGACCTGATCCGCGACCTGCGCGAGGAGGTCGAGTTCCACGTCGGCACCCGGAGCGCGGTGATGCTCGCGGAGGGGCTTCGGATCTTCCCCGAGGACCGACCGATCGCGGAGACCTGTATCGAGGTGCTGGGGTCGAAGGCCGCGACGGCGGAGGAGGCCGCAGAGCTTCGGGAGACGATCGAGGGGCTCGTCGACTAG
- a CDS encoding metallophosphoesterase: MARVEPVPNHPAATCDLGTERALVIADYHAGYEAALRYERGVEVPSRAESRRRRTLDLLAGTDADRLVVLGDLMHSIGGPGGAERGELEVLFESVSVPITVVKGNHDGEIETVIEDAREHAAVGSVGRIDVSDGDGVRLGDVGFAHGHSWPSTELLESEVLCIGHEHPHVRLVDEVGGRRIEPAWLRGDLRYEPFAERIDLERWRDPDLVVLPAFNDLVGGTWVNVGSEFLCPFLPEGLAGGEAYLLDGTRLGPYDRL; the protein is encoded by the coding sequence ATGGCTCGGGTCGAACCGGTCCCGAACCACCCCGCGGCGACCTGTGACCTCGGTACCGAACGCGCGCTGGTGATCGCCGACTACCACGCCGGCTACGAGGCCGCGCTCCGCTACGAGCGCGGCGTCGAGGTGCCCAGCCGAGCGGAGTCACGTCGGAGGCGGACGCTCGACCTGCTCGCCGGAACCGACGCCGATCGACTGGTGGTCCTCGGCGACCTGATGCACTCGATCGGCGGGCCGGGCGGCGCCGAACGCGGCGAACTCGAGGTGCTCTTCGAGTCCGTCTCGGTGCCGATCACGGTGGTGAAGGGGAACCACGACGGCGAGATCGAGACGGTGATCGAGGACGCGCGCGAACACGCCGCGGTCGGCTCCGTGGGACGGATCGACGTGAGCGACGGCGACGGGGTTCGTCTCGGGGACGTGGGTTTCGCGCACGGCCACAGCTGGCCATCGACGGAGCTCCTCGAGAGCGAGGTGCTCTGCATCGGCCACGAACACCCACACGTCCGGCTCGTCGACGAGGTCGGCGGGCGGCGGATCGAACCGGCGTGGCTCAGAGGGGACCTCCGGTACGAACCGTTCGCGGAGCGGATCGACCTCGAGCGCTGGAGGGACCCGGATCTCGTGGTCCTCCCGGCGTTCAACGACCTCGTCGGCGGGACGTGGGTGAACGTCGGCTCGGAGTTCCTCTGTCCGTTCCTCCCCGAGGGGCTCGCCGGGGGCGAGGCGTACTTACTCGACGGAACGCGACTCGGCCCCTACGATCGGCTCTAG